Proteins from one Doryrhamphus excisus isolate RoL2022-K1 chromosome 19, RoL_Dexc_1.0, whole genome shotgun sequence genomic window:
- the rnf217 gene encoding probable E3 ubiquitin-protein ligase RNF217 — protein MGQDRPVMEDDASIHDTCKRPTFTDDKVKAFSDLPTGSSKVEVSLRNLDRRRASRGKLSHDEEQKKEEEQDSDAEDNNNNNCNGAPRGAGIVELLRGSLLAWTSPLDCTSPGGRMQGDSEVDKAAVCVDKSGHEGEKDPRGKPGEAGIENEAIPVVLTSSDTRGVDIVSLLDTQRLKRDTNQTTVSLDATSSGKEHVYCTVYCIADDSDLDDTARFKHRDDTVTTQDDRHTTSSENDLVLYTTEDLVDPLGEADLQRRLTALQTGARAAEVQRCRVCLEEKTIAPLPCCRKLVCDECLTLYVGSQVRVAKASIRCPISECSGLLEDTLVVSHLASEDVLRYRYFLELSQLDSSTKPCPRCSHFTSLTGPSPGRSEHKYKIQCSNCQFVWCFKCHAPWHHGIKCRDYRKGDTLLKSWASVIERGQRNAQKCPKCKIHIQRTEGCDHMICTQCNTNFCYRCGERYRQLRFFGDHTSNLSVFGCKFRYLPDKPHLRRLIRGSICGLKVLVAPVVISLVLVFGALALVIGVIGFPIYYVCKRRKKQRLMGSVRWV, from the exons ATGGGGCAAGACCGACCGGTGATGGAAGATGACGCTTCAATACATGACACATGCAAAAGGCCGACTTTCACCGACGACAAGGTGAAAGCTTTCAGCGACCTGCCGACAGGAAGCAGCAAAGTTGAGGTGTCGCTGCGAAATCTGGACCGAAGACGTGCCAGCAGAGGAAAGTTATCTCATGACGAGgaacaaaagaaagaagaagaacaagacagCGATGCGGaggacaacaacaataacaactgcAACGGGGCGCCCAGGGGGGCGGGCATTGTGGAGCTTCTCAGGGGGAGTTTGCTGGCTTGGACGTCTCCCCTTGACTGCACAAGCCCGGGCGGTCGGATGCAGGGAGACTCCGAGGTTGACAAAGCCGCTGTTTGCGTCGACAAAAGCGGCCACGAAGGCGAGAAGGACCCGCGTGGCAAGCCGGGAGAAGCTGGGATAGAAAACGAGGCTATCCCTGTCGTTTTAACCTCTTCGGACACCAGAGGAGTTGATATAGTTTCACTTTTAGATACTCAGCGTCTGAAACGCGACACAAATCAGACTACTGTAAGCCTGGACGCCACTTCTAGCGGCAAAGAGCATGTTTATTGCACTGTCTACTGCATCGCTGACGACAGCGACCTGGATGACACTGCTCGTTTCAAGCACCGCGATGACACTGTAACAACTCAAGATGATCGCCACACTACCAGTTCTGAGAACGACTTGGTCCTGTACACTACCGAAGACCTAGTGGACCCCTTGGGGGAGGCAGACCTCCAACGCCGGCTTACAGCACTGCAGACAGGTGCCCGTGCAGCCGAAGTGCAGCGGTGCCGGGTGTGCCTGGAGGAGAAAACAATCGCACCCTTGCCGTGCTGCAGGAAGCTGGTGTGTGATGAATGTTTGACTCTGTACGTCGGCTCCCAG GTGCGAGTGGCCAAGGCTTCCATCCGCTGTCCCATCTCGGAGTGCAGCGGCCTGCTGGAGGACACCCTGGTGGTGTCCCACCTGGCCAGCGAGGACGTGCTCAGGTATCGCTACTTCCTGGAACTGAGTCAGCTGGACTCCAGCACCAAGCCCTGCCCACGCTGCAGCCACTTCACCTCGCTGACCGGGCCCAGCCCCGGGCGCTCGGAGCACAAGTACAAG ATCCAGTGCAGCAACTGCCAGTTTGTGTGGTGCTTCAAGTGCCACGCGCCCTGGCACCACGGCATCAAATGCCGCGACTACCGCAAGGGGGACACTCTGCTGAAAAGCTGGGCGAGCGTCATCGAGCGCGGCCAAAGGAACGCCCAGAAGTGTCCCAAGTGCAAG atccACATCCAGCGCACAGAGGGATGTGATCACATGATCTGTACGCAGTGCAACACTAACTTCTGTTACCGCTGTGGAGAGCGATACCGTCAACTCAG GTTTTTCGGGGATCACACGTCCAACCTCAGCGTGTTTGGCTGCAAATTCCGATATCTGCCCGATAAGCCCCATCTGAGGCGGCTAATAAGAGGCTCCATCTgtg
- the nkain2 gene encoding sodium/potassium-transporting ATPase subunit beta-1-interacting protein 2, with protein MGCCSGRCTLAFICGMQLVSVLERQIIDFLGYQWAPILTNFIHIIAVILGLFGTIQFRPRYVTGYAAWLVVWMTWNVFIICFYLEVGELSKDSDLVLTFNLSMHRSWWMENGPGCTVTLVTPPPAWAPEDHRYISISGCLMDFQFVEVAHSSLQILLALAGFIYACYVVKIISEEEDSFDFIGGFDSYGYQGPQKTSHLQLQPMYMSK; from the exons GTCAGCGTCTTGGAGCGTCAGATCATCGACTTCCTGGGCTACCAGTGGGCTCCCATCCTCACCAACTTCATCCACATCATTGCGGTCATCCTGGGCCTGTTTGGCACCATCCAATTCAGACCGCGCTACGTCACCGGG TACGCCGCCTGGCTGGTCGTGTGGATGACCTGGAATGTTTTCATCATCTGTTTTTACCTGGAGGTGGGGGAGCTGTCCAAG GACTCTGACCTTGTCCTGACGTTTAACCTGTCCATGCATCGGTCCTGGTGGATGGAGAACGGCCCCGGGTGCACGGTGACTCTCGTAACCCCTCCCCCCGCCTGGGCGCCCGAGGACCACCGCTACATATCGATATCGGGCTGCCTGATGGACTTTCAATTTGTGGAGGTGGCTCACTCCTCGCTGCAGATACTGCTGGCT TTGGCGGGTTTCATCTATGCCTGCTACGTGGTCAAGATCATCTCAGAGGAGGAGGACAGCT TTGACTTTATAGGCGGCTTCGACTCGTACGGCTACCAGGGGCCTCAGAAGACCTCGCACCTTCAACTACAGCCCATGTACAT GTCAAAATAA